AGGAGCGAGCCAATAAGCTGGTAGCGTGCCATGATCGTGTGAGTTTCTGCTGAGCTTTGTTGCGGATCGTATATGGAGCTTTAACTTTTATAGTTGGCCCACTGTGGCCCCGTCCCGTCGCAGGCGATTCTAGACCAGCCCCACAACGTCATGCATATCAAGCAGACTTGAAACTTGACTGAAAGACTATTTGAAAGCCAAGCAGGCGCCACGCAGTGGAGCCGCAGTGGAGCCGCAGTGGAGCCGCAGGGGGAAATGATTGGTATTCAAAATTCGATGCCGAAAATTCAATGGAAACTGTTATCGAAAATTGTACCCAGTGGAAGTCTTCTGCCGCCAATGTACTGTTGGGCCCAGCTAAAGTCAAAGTTAAGTGGCCAGCAATGTTTAATAGCCAATTGTTATGGCTTAGACATGGGCCCTTGACTAAATATTGTCACGTCGATAAGCCATCGCAAGGGTGTCCCTCGGAGTGCCAAATATGAGTGGCCAAAAATAACAGTTCGGTGTATAAAAACCCCCCGATGCCAACTGACTGACAACATTCTAAGATCACTCGACAACAGCTCAACATGGCCTACAAGTTTACCTGctcgctgctcctgctcgccGTCGTTGCCTCAGTGGCCCTGGCGGAGCCGGCCAGATTCCGCGGCCGCTCATCCCGCTTCCAGCTGGCTCGCCAGGAAGAGGCACCGCAGGACCCAGCGGCACCTAGTGCGGATCCCTCTCTTGATGTGGCCCCCACTCCAGCCTCGGCGCCCTATCCACCAGCGGGTGTTACTCCCGAGGTTCCCTTTGACCTGCCCACGGAGACAGAGGCCCAGCCAGATCTGACATATGGCCCACCCGCCGAGCCGGACAACACGTACGGACCCCCTGCCGAGCCGGACAACACCTACGGACCACCCGCCGAGCCGGACAACACCTATGGACcacctgctgatgctgctccaGCGGATCAGGCCGCAGTGGATGATGCCTTAGCTGCCGAGCCCATTCCCGCCAGTCTGATCCAGCCACGCAACAGCCGCCTCCGCAGTCGCCGTCCTGTGCCGGAGAAGCTCCGCTCCGCACAGATCGTACGCTCCAGGCCTGTTCTGGTGTACACCATCTGAGTCGtggagtatttttttttcaaggACTTTTTTTTATCCGAATCGTACCCAATGGAAGCATTAGGATTACACATTAGGATTTATTgttgaataataaataatcaaGTAATTGTTGagtattttaaaaatactatGTAAGAAATTCTTTTGGGTTGAGAGAAGGGTAAAGAGAAGATTATGTTGAGCATTACCCTATCAGTCGAAGAACTGAGGCATTATTTGTTACAAATTGGATGTAAAAAGTCTAGCAATCGATCAGCGCTGCTCTCAGCTGGACAGACGAGCTGACGCTTCTATAATAtctttctcgctctcactTCATGCTTTTCCCATAAGGCTATCTCTGTTTTTTCAGTTGTCAGTTACAACCAGGCAGTTAGTCGGCATGGCCCGATATTATGTGCATAGAACACCTGTATAAAAATGGTTGGCGCCAATGCAATGTTCCGTTTTGCCTGCGGTCTACGCACACAAAAGCACTGAGAAACATGTGACTGTGCACACTGCTCTAATATCATAAGGCCATTAATAAATGAAGTCAGCAGTTTGCTTGAATTGTTGGAATATAATTCATTTACGTTCGTCATATTAAGCCACCTCGCATAACCTATAGAGAGTAGTTAGAAGCTACGGTTAAAAGTCCATAGAAAATAGTTTTATTATACTGGCATTATTTTTCAGAGTAGAGTTTATGGGAGCGTTGCgcttgaatacaattttgcgaATCTGCTGCTTGTTGATCAATATGTACAAATGTCGAAGACTATTTATGACTTAAATATTAAGTGTCAAATCTAATTTACGTATGCAGGAAATTGTATAATATACTAGGGAGTCTAGGGAGTTATATAGCATCAGTAAACGAATCGATAGACTCCTGTGACTTCTCCTTCCGCCAACACAATCTGTTGCATcctcaaaacaaaaacgcagaatctttaaaaatatcaaaatgtAGCAAATTTTTGAATCTGTATCACAACAGATCACTCTTATAGCCAGAACGAacgaatatgtatgtacatttatttgCAGTGGTTATGCTGCTCGCTTCCGCGCGCACACTCTTTCACTCTCCCTATCTCACTCTTTTTCGTGCAGAGTGCGCAGTGTTAcataaattatatacaaatatgtacatacatatgtatattaactGAGTATATATACTTTTGAGTTGCTTTGGAATTCGTGTGCAAGTTGTGCACAGAAAAGCGAAATATAAGCTCTTGCAGATTATTTAAAAAACTTCCAAGCCAGCAACCTAACTCAACATACTATATGGTGGCAATTGTATAATCTACTTCTAATCTTCATCACAATAGCTGAATGGTTTCACAACcaataaatggaa
The sequence above is a segment of the Drosophila pseudoobscura strain MV-25-SWS-2005 chromosome X, UCI_Dpse_MV25, whole genome shotgun sequence genome. Coding sequences within it:
- the LOC4813600 gene encoding vegetative cell wall protein gp1, giving the protein MAYKFTCSLLLLAVVASVALAEPARFRGRSSRFQLARQEEAPQDPAAPSADPSLDVAPTPASAPYPPAGVTPEVPFDLPTETEAQPDLTYGPPAEPDNTYGPPAEPDNTYGPPAEPDNTYGPPADAAPADQAAVDDALAAEPIPASLIQPRNSRLRSRRPVPEKLRSAQIVRSRPVLVYTI